The Bacteroidota bacterium genomic sequence ATTGTGAAAGCCGTTGTTGCGGATGAGGCGCAGCGTGGCATTAAGTATGGCCAGTTTTTTTTCGGTATCGGAAGTAATGCGTGTCATCTGAAATACAAAAACAGAACAGTTATTCGGTCGCAAAAATAGCCCGGTTTATTTTATAAGAGCAAAAATATTTGCTCGTTTATTGGCTAAATATTTGATATACAGAAAAATAAAAACAGAATGATTGTTCGGTTTTGTAGCATGTGGGATAATTAGTGAAGAAAGAAGTGAGAAATGCCGGAAATTACGGGCAGCAAAACATTTTGCTAAATTTGCGCATGATGAATCGACCCATACGCGTGCTTGTAGCTAAGGTAGGGCTCGACGGCCATGACCGGGGAGCTAAGGTAATTGCGTCGTTCCTGCGCGATGCGGGGATGGAAGTAATTTACACCGGGTTGCGGCAAACACCCGAAATGGTGGTGAATGCGGCGTTGCAGGAAGATGTGGATGCCATTGGGGTGAGCATTCTTTCGGGTGCGCACATGACGGTTTTCCCGAAAATACAGACGTTAATGAAGGAGAAGGGGCTTAATGATGTGCTGCTTACCGGCGGCGGCATTATTCCCGATGCCGATATGAAAAAGCTGAATGAAATGGGTGTGGGCCGTTTGTTTCCGCCCGGCACCGATACCAAAACCATAGTGGATTATATTACCGGCTACGTGCAGGAGCACCGCCGTTTCTGATTTTCCGCGAAAGCGGCACGATTTTTCCATAGCTTACTGGCATGATCAGCCGCATATCCCTTTTGTTTTCCGTTTTTCTGCCGGTGCTGTTTGCCTCTTGCGACGGCGACGTGCGTTTTACTACCGAGCAGCCGCAGGGCGTGGCGGCTCTGCCCGAGGTTCCGGCCGTGCTGCGTGGCGTGTGGGCCAGCGGCTCCGATACCCTTACCATTGCCCCCCGCCGGCTGAGCTTGGCCCGTAGTTCGCGCCGCACTGTGCCGCTGGCCGATACAAGCCGCATGGGAATTAGCCGCAATACAGCCGGCAAATACGTGTTCCGCGCCGGCGACTTCCGCTCAGTTGAGCGCGTAAGCGGTGATTCCATGATCATTGTTTCGCGCACGGTAAACCATTACCAGCTTGGCCGCGATACCACCCTTAAAGCCTGGAACGCAAGCTGGTGGCTCAGTACACGCGCCGATTCGGCCACCTGGAAAGTCATGCAGATTTCGGTACGCAAGAAACAACTCATAATTGCCGTGCCCAGCCTCAACCGCGAAGAAAAACGAGCCATTGCCCAGCGTATGGCTAATTCGGGGCGTGATACGGATAATTCTGGCACTTTTTCGCAAATCACCCCCTTTAGCCGCAATAAACCCGACGATAACTATTTTATTGTGGCGGCCACCCCGGCACAGCTTAAACAACTTCAGCAAAAGGGACTTTTCAGGCCCGTGGCTACTTTTGTGAAAATAAAATAAGGGGCTGCCCGAAATTTTTTTACTGCATTTACACCGATTTAGACGTAAGTTCAAATCAGGGCAAATGACTTGCTTTCAGATCGGTGCATAAAAGACCGCTTCTGACTTTAAGGTATAATCCGTAACTTAAAAATAACGCGATTGCTTGCAGATGTGAATTAAATCTCTATATATTTGCTATGAATTTAGAAACACAGTTACGTCTGTCAGGCAAAACAGCGTAATCAAAATATCCAAGATTTCAACATGAGACCTGTTGTGTCCGCAGCCCGAATTACTTACATGTGCGCCAGCATGTGTATGTGTCGTTGCATCCGCATCGAACCGGGAACACCTGCGTCATAACTAAGTTGATTGTTGGTGTGTTGAGCGAAGCCCTCCCGGTAAAACCGGAGGGCTTTTTTTATTTCATACCACTTCATTCCGATCTGATTTTTAAACCCAAGCCAACAAACAGAATATACAGATGAGACCCGATTTGCGATCAGCCATTCACTCAAACCACCAGCTACCCGCCTGCCGAATGCGCGGATGTTGTAAAACGTAATTCCATTGCTTGGGCCGAAGCTCAAAGGCCGGCAATTCGTTCATAATTGTTCAACACACCACCCGGCGGCGGCCGGCGTGAAAATCAAATCAGAAACAAAGGCTGCACCGCCGGGCAGTTACCGATTTTATGAGTAACGAAAAACTCTCAGTAGCCCTTTTCGGGTTCGGATGCGTGGGGCAGGGGCTCTACGATGTGTTAAACCATTCAGAAGTATTTCAGGCTGATATTGCCCGTATTTGTGTGAAGGATCCGGCAAAGGAACGCCGGGTAAACAGTTCGCTGATTACCTTTAATAAAGAAGATATTCTGGGCCGCAACGATATTGACGTGGTGGTGGAAATGATTACCGATACCGATGAGGCCTACCGCATAGTAAGCAGGGCTTTAAGTAATGGTGTAAATGTGGTAAGTGCCAGCAAAAAAATGCTTGCTACCTATTTCAGCGAACTGCATCGTTTGCAGGAGGCGCATGGTACGGCGCTCATATACGAAGGATCGGCCGGAGGAAGTATTCCTATTATCCGCACACTCGAAGAGTATTACGATAATGAATTGCTGAGCAGCATACGCGGCATCCTCAACGGCACCACCAACTACATCCTCACGCGAATGGAACTTGAAGGCCGCGATTATGCGGATGTGCTCCGTGATGCCCAGCAAAGCGGTTTTGCCGAAGCGGATCCCTGGTCGGATGTGGCCGGATACGATACAATGTATAAAACACTGCTGCTGAGTATTCATGCCTTTGGTATTGTGCTTAAGCCCGAACAGATTCTTAATCTGGGCATCCAGCACATCAGCTTTGCCGATATCCGCTACGCCCGTGAAAAAGGGCTGCGCATACGTCTCATTGGCTATGCCGCAAAAGCAGGCGATAAATTCAGAGTTTACGTATTGCCGCATTTTGTAAAAGCCGATGATGAACTGTATAAAGTGCAATACGAATACAACGGCATTGAGGTAGAAGGCGCATACTCGTGCAAACAAACATTTACCGGTAAAGGCGCCGGAAGCCATCCCACCGGAAGCGCAGTACTGTCTGATATTTCGGCACTTACCTATAATTATAAGTATGCCTATAAAAAGCTCAACAAACTTCGACGGCTCAAAGAAGAACAGGGGCAAACCGGGAACGATGAAACGTTACTCGACAAAGACTTTACCCTCAAACTCTACATTCGCTATCAGTCGAAAGACGAACTCGCAGGGCTTGATATACGCCGCGTGGAAGAAGAGTATAAGTCGGCCGATGTAAATTTCATTATTGCTGAAGTGGGTTTTCAATCGCTTTATACTTTGCGTGATAACAAGGCTCAAAAACTCTTTATCTGTGTGCTGGCGTAGGTCGGTTGGATAAGATGTTTCAACAGGTGTTTTGGGGCGTTGGTCTATTATCCGAAACTTCTGGGTGCGTATCATCGTTTTCTACCATATCTTGCATAGAAAACGCGTTTGTTTTTCCATCCCATGTCGGGGAAAACAATTGCGTGAAAACAATTGCATGAAACCGTGTTTATGTAATCATGTGCAATTGAAAACAGAAATACAGACCCATGAAAACCCAACCTGATTTCGATGTACTGACATCGCGCCTGGCTGATGCCAGCGGTGCACTCGGTGAGCTGAAAGCTGCTTCTGACGCGCTCGAAAACCTGACCCGTGAATTGCGTGACAACCAGCGTTTGCTGGAGCAGATTTTAACGCATATTCCGGCACTGGTAATGATGATTGATCCGGCAAACCGAAGCCTGAAGTGGGCAAACCCGCAAATGGAATCATTGCTTGGCTGGACGGCTGAGGAAGCGATTGAACGTGGCGGTGCATTTTTTGATGCCGTGCTCGAAAGCGAGGAACAAAACCGTATTGCTGATGCAGCCAATGCACTTGCCGATGAAAATCAGCATGTGTTTCAGCAGATTTGCCGCATGACCAACCGTTTTGGCGATACACTCCGGTTCAACAGCCGTTTCAGTGTGTTTGAACGTCATGCCAACGGTATGCCCAAACTGCTGCTTTGCGTGGCGCTTGATATTACGCAGCAAACCGAAACGGAAAACGAACTCAAGGCGCTGCTGCGCAACATGAGTTCGCCCGAAGACGATGCCCGCGTGCGCAGCATCACCCGCCGCGAACTGGAAGTGCTTCAGCTCATTGCCCAGCAATACAGCACCAAGCAAATTGCCGATGCACTGCACATCAGCATTCCCACCGTGGAAACACACCGCCGCAATCTGCTGCGCAAAATCAACGTGAAAAACACAGCCGGTCTTATCCGCTTTGCAGTGGAACAGCGGCTCATCGGTTAACTTACCCCGATTGCTAAACGCCCCGGCAGCATTGCAGCCGGGGCGTTTTCTTTTTGCGGCCTGACCGTTTCGCCGGCTGGTTTTGTACACCAACAACCAGCTGCACGAAATTTACCTTACGGTGAAAGAAGTAGCGGTAAAAGCAGACAGCAAAGGCAAGGAAACGGAAGCTGAAAAAGACGAGGTAAAAGAAGTGATGATTCCACGTCAGCTGTATGATTTACTGGTATCCCGGTTCGGGTAAAGGCCGCATTAAAGCGTGGCGGTGCGTGCGAAACAATGCGTACATTTGCCCTTAGTTTATGCCGAATATCAACGACATCAAATCGCCGGTTGCTGCCGAAATGGAAATTTTCGAGCAGAAGTTCCGGCAGTCGATGAAAAGTTCGGTGCCGCTGCTCGATAAGATTACCCAGTACATCGTAAAACGCAAGGGCAAACAAATCAGACCCATGTTTGTGTTTCTGGCGGCCAAGCTTTGCGGAGAGATCAACGACTCTACGTATCGTGCAGCGGCGCTTATTGAACTGCTGCACACGGCCACACTGGTACATGATGATGTAGTGGATGACTCGAACATGCGGCGCGGCTTTTTCTCTGTAAACGCACTCTGGAAAAACAAAATAGCCGTGCTCGTGGGCGATTATCTCCTCTCGCGCGGCTTGTTGCTTTCCATTGATCACAACGACTTCAGACTGCTGCACATTGTATCCAACGCCGTGCGTGAAATGAGCGAGGGCGAACTGCTGCAGATTGAAAAGGCACGCCGCCTGGATATTGCCGAGCCGGTTTACTTCGAAATCATTCGCCAGAAAACAGCTTCACTCATTGCCTCCTGTTGCGCCTGCGGAGCTGCCAGTGTAACCGACAACGAGGCCGTGCAGAAACAAATGCAGGAGTTTGGTGAGCTCACCGGCATTGCTTTCCAGATTAAAGACGATTTGTTTGACTATGGCGATCCCGCCGAACAAGGGCAGATTGGAAAACCCACCGGCATCGACATTAAAGAGAAAAAAATGACCCTGCCGCTCATTTTTGCACTCCACAATGCCACCGCACCTGAGCGCCGCCGCATTATCAACATCATAAAAAACCACAACGAAGATCCCCGCAAAGTGGAAGACGTAGTGGCCTTTGTACACAAAAGCGGCGGCATACAATACGCTACCGAAAAAATGTACGATTACCGCCGCCGCGCACTCGATATTCTCAACACTTTCCCCGACGGCCCTGCCCGCAAGGCCCTCAACGACCTGCTCATCTTTACCACTGAGCGCCGTAAGTAACCGCCACTTATCAATACGCTTCCGCCGCGCGCAAACATACCCGCATCAATCACTGCACATTGCGTATTTTTGAATCCGATACTTTTTCCCAATGAAATACGCTGCACACACCTTTATCGCTTTTACCTGCCTCCTGCTGGCCGCCTGCTCCGGCAAACCGGCCCCAATAACAAACGCCGATACAACTACCCAACCCGGACAGACCCGCGGTTTGAGCGTTAGCCCCGTTTCGGCTCCCGTTACAAAAAAAGTATCCGACTCCATTTTCAACGGCGATTATATTGAACGCTACGAAAGCGGCATCATCTTTAAACGCGGCTACATTCAGGGCGGGCAGGCACAAGGTACCTGGCTCACCTTCCATCCGAACGGAAAACTTTACAGCCAGGGAGAATATAAAAACGGCCTCCGTCAGGGATATGCCGTGAGCTACGACGAAAACGGAAGTATGACATCAGAAGGATATTACAAAGACGGGAAACATGTAGGGAAATGGGTATATAACCTGAATGGTGTGAAGAAAGAGATTGATTACGGTGGCGAAATTCCGGCCGAATACCTCAAGAAGTAACCCTTGTTCAATTTCCATGTTTTCTATCAAATCAAGCGGCGAGGCTAACGCTAACGTTGCAGCATGATAACCCTGGATTCAGTACAAATGGAAACGCTTACTTCTACATCACACCTCCGTTTTGATCCCGAAAAGCGCATTATGTACGTCACTGCACGTGCCGGTGCCATGTTTGACGTAGAGCAGGTAAAGGAGAATAAGTCTGCCGCACTCAGCATTGCTGATCAGCAATTGTTTTCATTATTGTTTATTACTGAAGGCGAAATTACGGCTACTCCGCAGGCCCGTCAGCTTCAGGCTTCGGCTGAGTTCTGTGAAGGCCTTTATGCGGTGGGACTGATGAGTTCATCGCATGCCATGAAAATTCTGGCCAATTTTTACTTGCGCATCAATCGCCCCGAAATTCCCACACGCTTTTTCACACGGCTCGAATCAGCCGAAGATTGGCTTGCCTCGTTTGCGCTTTCGCGGGTTAATACTTTATAATTTTTCCGGTTTGTGCAGGCTCGCCTTCTCCGGTGATACGCCAGAGATAAGCGCCGTTGCTTAATTCAGCTCCGTACACAAAAATACGGTCGCTGAGCGTAGTCTCTCGTCGTATCAACGCACCGCGCACATCATACAGTTCAAACGTAAACGGTTTGTTGTTCCGGTTATCGAAAAGAATCATTGTTTCCTGATGAAACGGATTGGGAAATGCAGTGGCCTGTCCGGCAAATAAATTGCAGCAGATTGTTTTCTTTTCGATGCGGAAACCGTAGAGCGGATAATTGCTGTTTTGCGCAATCGTATCGGTGGCGTAGCTGCTGTAAGGTTTTGCTACGCGCAGGCTTATGCTTACCTCGGTTTCGAGCAGGGTGTGGCCGGGCTGCAGCAGCGGAATGGTAGTCCAGATGGCATCCCTGAATACTTCGCGTCGTTCTGTAGCCGCTGCACTTGAAGACATGATGCGGTAAATGGCACGGCATTCATCATACATTGGTACATCCGAAAGTTCGTTGCGCAAATCGGGCGTCATGAAATTGGCCGGGTAACGTGCATCGCCGTTGTGGCCGAATACATAGATGTAATGCATGCCGCCGAAAAGTAAACTGTTAAGTGACGTTGTTACACGCGACGATGGATTCCACAACATATCGGTGCCGTTTTCGATGGCGAGTGCGGAGTTTTCGCCGAAAGCAATATTGAGCCGTTCGCCGGTTTCGGTATTTATCGCATAGCCCGGAAACCAGCTCATGCCCTGTGCGCCAATATAATCAGCTGCTTCGGGGTTTGTCGGATCAGACAACGCTCCTTCGGCCACGGTGCGCCCGTCTTTATCTACCGAAGCATGGTCACGCAAAAGATGTGTGCCGCGTTGCCCTTGATTGAGGCTTTGTGCCACACCGGTTTCAAACACCACACAACGCGACCACTTGCTGCGGTCGGGCGTAATTACCACATCCACACCGGCCACATCGGTAAGCGGCCCGAAGGGACTGACCAATGCCTGCCAGGTCCATGACACACCAAACTCGCGACACAGGTTGGTTGATGTACTTGGCTGTGCAGATGCCGATAATCTGTATGGCGACCAGGTGCCGCCCAGTATCTGCTCAAAATCTTCAGACGGATCGAGGTAGGTGCCAAGGAGGTTGGCATCTTTCAGCAGTGATGCGCACGGTGTATTGATTCCCGGATTGCGCGAGCCGCTGAGAATCCAGTCGAAAGTGCCCGGAAAATCATCATCGTCAGCCACGCCCCCCAGCCATTGCTTTTGCGGATCGCCCCATTGCACAAACGCCGAAAGCATGCCGTTGCGCACCGGATTCAGTGTTGATCCCGGCGCTTCCACCTGCTGCATTTCCACACTCAGTCCCCATTGCGGAATCACCTGCCGGTATCCGCTGCCAAGCGTGCTGTCTGAATAAACTGTATCAGCAGCGCCCACACGCCACATTTTCCAGCCCGAATCAAAACCGGTTG encodes the following:
- a CDS encoding helix-turn-helix transcriptional regulator, which codes for MKTQPDFDVLTSRLADASGALGELKAASDALENLTRELRDNQRLLEQILTHIPALVMMIDPANRSLKWANPQMESLLGWTAEEAIERGGAFFDAVLESEEQNRIADAANALADENQHVFQQICRMTNRFGDTLRFNSRFSVFERHANGMPKLLLCVALDITQQTETENELKALLRNMSSPEDDARVRSITRRELEVLQLIAQQYSTKQIADALHISIPTVETHRRNLLRKINVKNTAGLIRFAVEQRLIG
- a CDS encoding polyprenyl synthetase family protein; the encoded protein is MPNINDIKSPVAAEMEIFEQKFRQSMKSSVPLLDKITQYIVKRKGKQIRPMFVFLAAKLCGEINDSTYRAAALIELLHTATLVHDDVVDDSNMRRGFFSVNALWKNKIAVLVGDYLLSRGLLLSIDHNDFRLLHIVSNAVREMSEGELLQIEKARRLDIAEPVYFEIIRQKTASLIASCCACGAASVTDNEAVQKQMQEFGELTGIAFQIKDDLFDYGDPAEQGQIGKPTGIDIKEKKMTLPLIFALHNATAPERRRIINIIKNHNEDPRKVEDVVAFVHKSGGIQYATEKMYDYRRRALDILNTFPDGPARKALNDLLIFTTERRK
- a CDS encoding homoserine dehydrogenase, which codes for MSNEKLSVALFGFGCVGQGLYDVLNHSEVFQADIARICVKDPAKERRVNSSLITFNKEDILGRNDIDVVVEMITDTDEAYRIVSRALSNGVNVVSASKKMLATYFSELHRLQEAHGTALIYEGSAGGSIPIIRTLEEYYDNELLSSIRGILNGTTNYILTRMELEGRDYADVLRDAQQSGFAEADPWSDVAGYDTMYKTLLLSIHAFGIVLKPEQILNLGIQHISFADIRYAREKGLRIRLIGYAAKAGDKFRVYVLPHFVKADDELYKVQYEYNGIEVEGAYSCKQTFTGKGAGSHPTGSAVLSDISALTYNYKYAYKKLNKLRRLKEEQGQTGNDETLLDKDFTLKLYIRYQSKDELAGLDIRRVEEEYKSADVNFIIAEVGFQSLYTLRDNKAQKLFICVLA
- a CDS encoding cobalamin B12-binding domain-containing protein, which codes for MNRPIRVLVAKVGLDGHDRGAKVIASFLRDAGMEVIYTGLRQTPEMVVNAALQEDVDAIGVSILSGAHMTVFPKIQTLMKEKGLNDVLLTGGGIIPDADMKKLNEMGVGRLFPPGTDTKTIVDYITGYVQEHRRF